The following proteins come from a genomic window of Paenibacillus sp. CAA11:
- the gerQ gene encoding spore coat protein GerQ, with protein sequence MYGYPYRTVNYKTGVPAQAPAPMYGGTMQGGNMPPSVPSGSPMTQGGTVVPQQIPTFEQSYIENILRLNLGKIGTFYMTYENNSQWNAKIFKGVLEAAGRDHIIISDPSTGQRTVLLMVNLDYATFDEPLVYQYPGVIGNPPVTRRY encoded by the coding sequence ATGTACGGATATCCTTATCGCACGGTGAATTACAAGACAGGAGTACCAGCTCAAGCTCCGGCACCCATGTACGGGGGAACTATGCAGGGAGGAAACATGCCGCCAAGCGTGCCAAGCGGAAGCCCTATGACTCAAGGGGGAACAGTGGTTCCGCAACAAATCCCAACTTTTGAACAGTCCTATATTGAGAATATACTCCGTCTTAATCTAGGGAAAATCGGCACTTTCTACATGACCTATGAGAATAACAGTCAATGGAATGCAAAAATATTCAAGGGTGTTCTGGAAGCTGCTGGCCGCGATCATATCATCATTAGTGATCCATCAACGGGTCAGCGTACGGTTCTCTTGATGGTGAACTTGGACTATGCTACATTCGACGAACCGCTGGTTTATCAATATCCTGGTGTGATTGGAAATCCGCCAGTAACCCGCCGATATTAA